A region from the Pseudomonas promysalinigenes genome encodes:
- a CDS encoding methyl-accepting chemotaxis protein: protein MSAALHRGAERQAGDTGQIRDALGELEATIGQVAGDASSAADASRDAGRAVEQGQAVIGQSLSGLRALVDEVQGNARMIEQLAEESATIGSVLTVIRSIAEQTNLLALNAAIEAARAGEMGRGFAVVADEVRSLAQRTTGATGEIQALIDRLQLAARESVAGMRAQLQHAEATADQAQAADGALDEIVNAIRTIADTAVRIADVTAQQSDAVSEIRDHSERIHTLGEDNLQQIAEGREQGEQLLSLGGELNKAVRAFRV from the coding sequence ATGAGCGCCGCGCTGCACCGGGGTGCCGAGCGCCAGGCCGGCGATACTGGGCAGATTCGCGACGCACTGGGGGAGCTGGAAGCGACCATTGGGCAGGTGGCAGGCGACGCCAGCTCTGCCGCCGACGCCAGCCGCGATGCCGGGCGCGCCGTGGAGCAGGGGCAGGCAGTGATCGGCCAGAGCCTTTCGGGGCTGCGAGCGCTGGTCGACGAAGTGCAGGGCAACGCGCGGATGATCGAGCAGCTGGCCGAAGAATCCGCCACCATCGGCAGCGTGCTGACGGTGATTCGCTCGATCGCCGAGCAGACCAACCTGCTGGCACTCAATGCTGCCATCGAGGCTGCACGTGCGGGCGAGATGGGCCGTGGCTTTGCGGTGGTGGCCGACGAGGTGCGCTCACTGGCCCAGCGCACCACTGGCGCGACAGGTGAGATCCAGGCGTTGATCGACCGCCTGCAATTGGCGGCGCGAGAGTCGGTGGCGGGCATGCGCGCCCAACTGCAACACGCCGAGGCTACCGCCGACCAGGCCCAGGCAGCAGATGGCGCACTGGATGAGATCGTCAATGCCATCCGCACGATCGCCGATACCGCAGTGCGCATCGCTGATGTCACGGCACAGCAAAGTGACGCGGTGAGCGAGATTCGAGATCACAGTGAGCGCATCCACACATTGGGCGAAGACAACTTGCAACAAATTGCTGAAGGGCGCGAGCAAGGTGAGCAGTTGCTGAGCCTGGGTGGTGAGCTGAACAAGGCGGTGCGCGCTTTCAGGGTATGA
- a CDS encoding protein-disulfide reductase DsbD, producing the protein MRRLFFVLLLLLASPVFASGLLDNRPSATLGAASLSNNADFLPVHEAFKLSLVEAGEKTLKLRFVATDGYYLYRHRFHFQTEPADIALGAPNIPKGEAKHDEFFGDVEVYHGVLDIEIPRTDDRAFTLLVGYQGCADKGLCYPPQTERLNIDGQGPAPTTAAQAGSEPGWSWKSLLLFLLAGVGLTFTPCVLPMLPILAGVVLRGQVGGMRGLALSLAYVLPMAASFAVLGALMGLFGAGLNLQARLQSAWVLGPFALFFVVFALAMFGLFELRLPHALSQRLDNVANRTQGGSLLGAAVLGVLSSLLVSPCVSAPLAGALLYISASGDALGGALKLFALGLGMGAPLLLIATGGAAWLPKSGPWLNTVKNAIGVLLLGLAIGLLSRVLPGPATLLLVGLLAAGVALFLGALELVVKTPRQRLAQLLGLALLVYALACWYGALSGQGDPLRPLPASAGNNSTVATTTSAWQTVTAPAALDNALAQAKAAGQPVLLDWYADWCISCKVIEHEVLNAPQVQGQLAAFKLLRFDITQSNDEQRALLDRYQLFGPPALLFFAANGSEMTTDRVIGEINAGEFAKILARVRGKLSL; encoded by the coding sequence ATGCGCCGCCTGTTTTTCGTTCTGCTCCTGCTGCTGGCCAGCCCTGTTTTCGCGTCGGGCCTGCTCGACAACCGCCCCAGCGCCACCCTCGGCGCCGCTTCGCTGTCCAACAATGCCGACTTCTTGCCGGTACACGAAGCCTTCAAACTCAGCTTGGTCGAGGCCGGCGAAAAAACCCTCAAGCTACGCTTCGTCGCCACCGATGGTTACTACCTGTACCGCCACCGCTTCCACTTCCAGACGGAGCCGGCCGATATCGCCCTGGGCGCACCGAACATCCCAAAAGGTGAGGCCAAGCACGACGAATTCTTCGGCGATGTGGAGGTTTACCACGGTGTGCTCGACATCGAAATCCCTCGCACCGATGACCGCGCCTTCACGCTGCTGGTCGGCTACCAAGGCTGCGCCGACAAGGGCTTGTGCTACCCGCCGCAAACCGAACGCCTGAATATCGATGGGCAGGGGCCTGCGCCAACCACTGCGGCGCAGGCAGGCAGCGAACCGGGCTGGTCCTGGAAGTCGCTGCTGCTGTTTCTGCTCGCCGGCGTAGGCCTGACCTTCACCCCCTGCGTCCTGCCGATGCTGCCGATTCTTGCTGGCGTGGTCCTGCGTGGCCAGGTCGGTGGCATGCGTGGCCTTGCATTGTCGCTGGCCTATGTGCTGCCGATGGCCGCAAGTTTCGCCGTGCTGGGCGCGCTGATGGGCCTTTTCGGTGCCGGCCTCAATCTGCAGGCTCGCCTGCAATCGGCCTGGGTGCTGGGGCCATTCGCGCTGTTCTTCGTGGTGTTCGCCCTGGCCATGTTCGGCCTTTTCGAGCTGAGGCTGCCGCATGCCTTGAGCCAGCGCCTGGACAACGTCGCCAACCGCACGCAAGGCGGGTCGCTGCTTGGCGCAGCGGTGCTCGGTGTGCTTTCCAGCCTGTTGGTTTCACCCTGCGTGTCGGCGCCCCTGGCTGGGGCTTTGCTTTATATCAGCGCCAGCGGCGATGCGCTGGGTGGCGCACTGAAACTGTTCGCCCTTGGGCTGGGCATGGGGGCACCTTTGCTGCTGATCGCCACGGGCGGAGCAGCTTGGCTACCCAAAAGCGGGCCCTGGCTGAACACCGTGAAAAACGCCATCGGGGTGTTGCTGCTGGGCCTGGCCATCGGCCTGCTCAGCCGGGTGCTGCCGGGCCCAGCCACCTTGTTGCTGGTGGGGTTGCTGGCAGCTGGCGTGGCGCTGTTCCTCGGCGCCTTGGAGTTGGTGGTCAAAACACCGCGTCAGCGGCTGGCGCAACTGCTGGGCCTGGCGTTGCTGGTCTATGCCCTGGCTTGCTGGTACGGCGCCCTGAGTGGCCAAGGCGATCCTTTGCGCCCGTTGCCAGCCTCCGCTGGCAACAACAGCACGGTCGCGACCACTACGAGCGCATGGCAAACGGTGACTGCCCCAGCCGCCCTGGACAATGCCCTGGCCCAAGCCAAGGCCGCGGGCCAGCCAGTGCTGCTGGACTGGTACGCCGATTGGTGCATCAGCTGCAAGGTGATCGAACATGAAGTGCTCAATGCACCGCAGGTGCAAGGGCAACTGGCCGCCTTCAAACTGCTGCGTTTCGATATCACCCAAAGCAACGACGAACAGCGCGCGTTACTCGATCGCTATCAGTTGTTCGGGCCTCCGGCGCTGCTTTTCTTTGCGGCGAACGGCAGCGAAATGACCACCGATCGGGTGATAGGCGAGATCAACGCCGGCGAATTCGCAAAAATTCTGGCGCGCGTGCGCGGCAAACTGAGTCTATAA
- the aroQ gene encoding type II 3-dehydroquinate dehydratase, whose amino-acid sequence MATLLVLHGPNLNLLGTREPGHYGAVTLAQINQDLEQRARAAGHHLQYLQSNAEYELIERIHAARNEGVDFILINPAAFTHTSVALRDALLAVSIPFIEVHLSNVHKREPFRHHSYFSDVAVGVICGLGASGYRLALESALEQLAANAQP is encoded by the coding sequence ATGGCAACCCTACTGGTGCTTCACGGCCCCAACCTGAACCTGCTCGGGACTCGCGAACCGGGCCACTACGGCGCCGTGACCCTGGCCCAGATCAACCAGGACCTGGAGCAGCGTGCCCGTGCCGCTGGCCACCATTTGCAATACCTGCAGAGCAATGCCGAGTACGAACTGATCGAGCGTATTCATGCCGCACGCAACGAGGGTGTGGACTTCATCCTGATCAATCCGGCTGCTTTCACCCACACAAGCGTCGCATTACGTGACGCATTGCTCGCGGTGAGCATCCCATTCATCGAAGTGCACCTGTCCAACGTGCACAAACGCGAACCGTTCCGTCACCACTCCTACTTTTCAGATGTCGCCGTAGGGGTGATCTGCGGCCTGGGCGCCAGCGGTTATCGTCTGGCCCTGGAGTCCGCGCTGGAACAGCTGGCTGCCAACGCACAGCCCTGA
- the accB gene encoding acetyl-CoA carboxylase biotin carboxyl carrier protein, with protein sequence MDIRKVKKLIELLEESGIDELEIKEGEESVRISRHSKTPAAQQYFAPAPVAAPAAAPVAAAAAPAAEAAAAAPALKGTVIRSPMVGTFYRKPSPTSPNFAEVGQSVKKGDTLCIVEAMKMMNHIEADVGGVIDAILVEDGQPVEFDQPLFTIV encoded by the coding sequence ATGGATATCCGTAAAGTCAAGAAACTGATCGAGCTGCTGGAAGAGTCTGGCATCGACGAGCTGGAGATCAAGGAAGGCGAAGAGTCGGTTCGTATCAGCCGCCACAGCAAAACCCCTGCTGCGCAGCAGTACTTCGCACCGGCTCCGGTCGCCGCTCCTGCTGCTGCCCCGGTTGCCGCTGCTGCTGCCCCTGCCGCCGAAGCCGCCGCTGCCGCACCAGCGCTCAAAGGCACCGTGATCCGTTCGCCGATGGTCGGTACCTTCTACCGCAAGCCTTCGCCGACCTCGCCGAACTTCGCTGAAGTTGGCCAGAGCGTGAAGAAGGGCGACACCCTGTGCATCGTCGAAGCCATGAAGATGATGAACCACATCGAAGCCGATGTTGGCGGTGTCATCGACGCCATCCTGGTTGAAGACGGCCAGCCGGTTGAGTTCGACCAGCCGCTGTTCACCATCGTTTGA
- the accC gene encoding acetyl-CoA carboxylase biotin carboxylase subunit — MSGKLEKVLIANRGEIALRILRACKELGIKTVAVHSTADRELMHLGLADESVCIGPASSKDSYLHIPAIIAAAEVTGATAIHPGYGFLAENADFAEQVEKSGFAFIGPKADTIRLMGDKVSAKDAMIKSGVPTVPGSDGPLPEDEEVALAIARDVGYPVIIKAAGGGGGRGMRVVHKEEDLIASAKLTRTEAGAAFGNPMVYLEKFLTNPRHVEVQVLSDGQGNAIHLGDRDCSLQRRHQKVLEEAPAPGIDEKARQEVFKRCVDACIEIGYRGAGTFEFLYENGRFYFIEMNTRVQVEHPVSEMVTGIDIVKEMLSIAAGNKLSFRQEDVVIRGHSLECRINAEDPKKFIPSPGKVKHFHAPGGNGVRVDSHLYSGYSVPPNYDSLIGKLITYGKDRDEAMARMRNALDEIVVDGIKTNIPLHRDLVRDEGFCKGGVNIHYLEHKLANQE, encoded by the coding sequence ATGTCTGGGAAGCTCGAAAAAGTCCTGATCGCCAACCGTGGGGAAATTGCCCTGCGCATCCTGCGTGCCTGCAAAGAACTGGGCATCAAGACCGTCGCCGTGCACTCCACGGCCGACCGTGAACTGATGCACCTGGGCCTGGCAGACGAGTCGGTCTGCATCGGCCCTGCATCGTCCAAGGATTCCTACCTGCACATCCCGGCGATCATCGCTGCCGCCGAAGTCACCGGCGCCACCGCGATTCACCCGGGTTACGGCTTCCTCGCGGAAAACGCCGATTTCGCCGAGCAGGTGGAAAAGTCCGGCTTCGCCTTCATCGGCCCGAAAGCTGACACCATTCGCCTGATGGGCGACAAGGTTTCGGCCAAGGACGCGATGATCAAGTCGGGCGTACCGACCGTGCCGGGCTCCGATGGCCCGCTGCCGGAAGACGAAGAGGTCGCCCTGGCGATCGCCCGTGACGTCGGCTACCCGGTGATCATCAAGGCCGCAGGTGGCGGTGGTGGCCGCGGCATGCGCGTGGTGCACAAGGAAGAGGACCTGATCGCCTCGGCCAAGCTGACCCGTACCGAAGCCGGTGCTGCCTTCGGCAACCCGATGGTCTACCTGGAGAAGTTCCTGACCAACCCACGTCACGTGGAAGTTCAGGTACTGTCCGACGGCCAGGGCAACGCCATTCACCTGGGCGACCGTGACTGCTCGCTGCAGCGCCGTCACCAGAAAGTGCTGGAAGAAGCCCCGGCCCCAGGCATCGACGAGAAGGCCCGTCAGGAAGTCTTCAAGCGTTGCGTCGACGCGTGCATCGAAATCGGCTACCGCGGTGCCGGTACCTTCGAATTCCTGTACGAAAACGGCCGTTTCTACTTCATCGAAATGAACACCCGGGTGCAGGTTGAGCACCCAGTGTCGGAAATGGTCACCGGTATCGACATCGTCAAGGAGATGCTGAGCATCGCCGCTGGCAACAAGCTGTCGTTCCGCCAGGAAGACGTGGTGATCCGTGGCCACTCGCTGGAGTGCCGGATCAACGCCGAGGACCCGAAGAAGTTCATTCCAAGCCCAGGCAAGGTCAAGCACTTCCATGCCCCAGGTGGCAACGGCGTGCGCGTCGATTCGCACCTGTACAGCGGCTATTCGGTTCCGCCGAACTATGACTCGCTGATCGGCAAGCTGATCACCTACGGCAAGGACCGCGACGAAGCCATGGCGCGCATGCGCAATGCCCTGGACGAGATCGTCGTCGACGGCATCAAGACCAACATCCCATTGCACCGTGACCTGGTGCGTGATGAAGGTTTCTGCAAAGGCGGCGTCAATATCCACTACCTCGAGCACAAACTGGCCAACCAGGAGTGA
- a CDS encoding sigma-54-dependent Fis family transcriptional regulator: MLAANSRAHVDCVSRVVKNADRLPQAPVPALILDSWRRSMELYRLDPGSQQGPRILSQSLLNECRERAELFLRIASDAVARLHGRVRGADYCVLLTDASGHTIDYRVESAIRSDCRKAGLYLGTCWSEGEEGTCGVAAVLTSKAAVTVHKRDHFRAAFIGLTCTAAPVFDPQGQLLGVVDVSALQSPDDRRSQHLILQLVEQTAREIENAFFMQSAQGHWVMRAHGTPGYVDSQPDYLLAWDADGRLQAINSLARERLLARHGRMPEHIGELFDMDQLRRANEGSAQRLPGWGGLYGRVSAPGQRSRAQSLQQVQDPRIEQHLRLATRVKDCNLAVLVLGETGAGKEVFARQLHQQSQRRDGPFVTLNCAAIPESLIESELFGYVAGAFTGASSKGMQGLLQQADGGTLFLDEIGDMPLNLQTRLLRVLAEGEVAPLGAARRQQVDIQVICATHRDLAAMVSEGRFREDLFFRLANARFELPPLREREDRLGLIHQLLAEEAEACGVEVMLGDDALQALLVYRWPGNLRQLRQVLRYACAVSEGGQVCLESLPQEVRGDVVPAAVVGASSPARQLLLDALIRHRWKPAEAARALGISRATLYRRVHEHRIEMPRMKG; this comes from the coding sequence ATGCTTGCCGCGAACTCCCGAGCCCATGTCGATTGCGTCAGCCGGGTAGTGAAGAACGCCGACCGGCTGCCTCAGGCGCCGGTGCCAGCGCTGATCCTCGACTCGTGGCGCCGTTCCATGGAGCTGTACCGTCTCGATCCTGGGTCGCAGCAGGGGCCGCGCATCCTTTCCCAAAGCCTGCTCAACGAATGCCGAGAACGTGCCGAGCTGTTCCTGCGCATTGCCAGCGATGCCGTTGCCCGCTTGCATGGTCGGGTGCGTGGCGCCGATTACTGTGTACTGCTGACAGATGCTTCGGGGCACACCATCGATTACCGGGTCGAATCGGCCATCCGAAGTGATTGCCGCAAAGCGGGCTTGTACCTGGGCACCTGCTGGTCCGAAGGTGAGGAGGGGACCTGTGGCGTGGCGGCGGTGCTGACTAGCAAGGCTGCGGTCACGGTGCACAAGCGCGACCATTTTCGTGCTGCCTTCATAGGCCTGACCTGTACTGCAGCGCCGGTTTTCGACCCGCAAGGCCAGTTGCTCGGCGTGGTGGATGTATCGGCCCTGCAATCGCCGGACGACCGTCGCAGCCAGCACCTGATCCTGCAGTTGGTGGAGCAGACGGCGCGAGAGATCGAAAACGCTTTCTTCATGCAAAGCGCTCAGGGCCACTGGGTGATGCGTGCCCACGGCACGCCAGGTTATGTGGATAGCCAGCCCGATTATCTGCTGGCCTGGGATGCCGATGGCCGGTTGCAGGCAATCAACAGCCTGGCCCGCGAGCGCTTGCTTGCGCGCCATGGACGTATGCCTGAGCACATCGGCGAGCTGTTCGACATGGACCAATTGCGCCGCGCCAATGAGGGTTCGGCCCAGCGCCTGCCGGGTTGGGGTGGGCTGTACGGGCGAGTCAGCGCACCTGGGCAGCGAAGCCGAGCGCAATCATTGCAGCAGGTGCAGGACCCACGCATCGAGCAGCACCTGCGCTTGGCCACACGGGTCAAGGACTGCAATCTGGCGGTGCTGGTGCTGGGTGAGACGGGTGCCGGCAAGGAAGTGTTTGCACGCCAGTTGCACCAGCAGAGCCAGCGCCGGGATGGGCCGTTCGTCACGTTGAACTGCGCGGCCATACCCGAAAGCCTGATCGAAAGTGAGTTGTTCGGCTATGTCGCTGGCGCGTTCACTGGCGCATCGAGCAAAGGGATGCAGGGCCTGTTGCAGCAGGCCGATGGCGGGACTTTGTTTCTCGACGAGATCGGTGACATGCCGTTGAACCTGCAAACTCGGCTGCTGCGAGTGTTGGCTGAAGGTGAAGTTGCGCCGTTGGGCGCCGCGCGTCGGCAGCAGGTGGATATCCAGGTGATTTGTGCGACGCACCGCGACCTGGCGGCGATGGTGAGTGAAGGGCGCTTCCGTGAAGACCTGTTTTTCCGCCTGGCCAATGCCCGTTTCGAGTTGCCGCCGCTAAGGGAGCGGGAAGACCGATTAGGTCTGATTCATCAACTGCTGGCTGAGGAAGCCGAGGCATGCGGGGTTGAGGTGATGCTGGGCGACGATGCGCTGCAGGCGCTGCTGGTGTACCGCTGGCCGGGGAATTTGCGCCAGCTTCGGCAGGTGCTGCGTTATGCCTGTGCCGTCAGTGAGGGTGGGCAGGTGTGCCTGGAAAGCCTGCCACAGGAGGTGCGGGGTGATGTCGTGCCTGCGGCTGTTGTGGGCGCTTCGAGCCCGGCGCGGCAACTGCTGCTCGATGCTTTGATACGTCACCGCTGGAAGCCAGCGGAAGCGGCACGGGCGTTGGGGATATCGCGGGCGACTTTATATCGGCGGGTGCATGAGCATCGGATCGAAATGCCGCGAATGAAGGGCTAG
- a CDS encoding ATP-NAD kinase family protein: MPQPAPIIGIIANPASGRDLRRLTSNAGLYSSTDKASAIQRLLAAFGATGVATVLLPTDMTGIAAAVLKASQGPVARDLRWPALQVLDLPLTQTVSDTRLAAQQMVTRGASMIAVLGGDGTHKAVAAEVGDTPMLTLSTGTNNAFPELREATTAGLAGGLVACGRVPASIGLRRNKRLMVNVPQQGLCEWALVEVAVSPQRFVGARALSRSEDLSEVFACFAEPHAIGLSALCGLWRPVTRHAPYGSWVRLNPGAEHALLAPLAPGLLQACGISASGSLEPGVPHRLSLAAGTLALDGEREIEFAEHDTPTITLDLQGPLTVDVEAVLAHAAQHHLLAVSRGHRLHPATLC; encoded by the coding sequence ATGCCGCAGCCCGCCCCAATCATCGGGATCATTGCCAACCCTGCCTCTGGGCGCGACCTACGTCGCCTGACCAGCAATGCCGGGCTCTATTCCAGCACCGACAAGGCCTCTGCCATCCAGCGCCTGCTCGCAGCCTTCGGCGCCACGGGCGTTGCCACGGTGCTGCTGCCCACCGACATGACCGGGATCGCCGCCGCCGTACTCAAAGCCAGCCAGGGGCCAGTGGCACGGGACCTGCGTTGGCCAGCCCTGCAAGTGCTCGACCTGCCCCTGACCCAAACGGTCAGCGATACCCGGCTGGCCGCCCAGCAAATGGTCACGCGCGGTGCGTCGATGATTGCCGTACTGGGGGGTGACGGTACACACAAGGCTGTCGCCGCCGAGGTTGGCGACACGCCCATGCTGACCTTGTCTACCGGCACCAACAACGCGTTCCCGGAACTGCGCGAAGCCACCACTGCCGGCCTGGCCGGGGGCCTGGTCGCCTGTGGCCGGGTGCCGGCGAGCATCGGCCTGCGGCGCAACAAACGCCTGATGGTGAATGTGCCACAACAGGGGCTTTGCGAGTGGGCACTGGTCGAAGTGGCGGTTTCCCCACAGCGGTTTGTCGGTGCCCGTGCACTGAGCCGCAGCGAGGACCTGAGTGAAGTGTTCGCCTGCTTCGCCGAACCCCACGCCATTGGCCTGTCTGCCCTGTGCGGGCTGTGGCGCCCCGTCACTCGGCACGCGCCTTATGGCAGTTGGGTGCGCCTTAACCCTGGCGCCGAACATGCACTGCTCGCCCCGCTGGCTCCAGGCTTGCTGCAAGCCTGTGGCATCAGCGCCAGCGGCTCACTCGAACCCGGCGTGCCGCACCGCCTTAGCTTGGCCGCCGGCACCCTGGCCCTGGATGGCGAGCGGGAGATCGAGTTTGCCGAACACGACACCCCAACCATCACCCTCGACCTGCAAGGCCCATTGACCGTCGACGTCGAGGCCGTGCTGGCACACGCCGCCCAGCATCACTTGTTGGCCGTTTCCCGCGGCCATCGGCTGCACCCTGCAACCCTGTGTTGA
- a CDS encoding thiamine pyrophosphate-dependent dehydrogenase E1 component subunit alpha, translating to MSTHLSSAQLLHAYEVMRTIRAFEERLHVEFATGEIPGFVHLYAGEEASAAGVMAHLRDSDCIASTHRGHGHCIAKGVDVYGMMAEIYGKKTGVCGGKGGSMHIADLEKGMLGANGIVGAGAPLVAGAALAAKLKGRDDVAVAFFGDGASNEGAVFEAMNLASIMNLPCIFVAENNGYAEATASNWSVACDHIADRAAGFGMPGVTIDGFDFFAVHEAAGAAIERARSGQGPSLIEVKLSRYYGHFEGDAQTYRAPDEVKNLRESRDCLLQFRSRVTRAGLVQAADLDAVDARVQDQIEDAVRRAKSDPKPQPADLLTDVYVAYP from the coding sequence ATGTCCACTCACCTCAGTTCCGCGCAACTGCTGCATGCCTATGAAGTCATGCGCACCATCCGTGCTTTCGAAGAACGCCTGCACGTAGAGTTCGCCACGGGCGAAATTCCCGGTTTCGTCCACTTGTACGCCGGTGAAGAAGCCTCAGCGGCCGGGGTCATGGCACACCTGCGCGACAGCGACTGTATTGCCTCGACCCACCGTGGTCATGGCCATTGCATCGCCAAGGGCGTCGATGTGTACGGCATGATGGCCGAGATCTATGGCAAGAAGACCGGCGTATGCGGCGGCAAAGGCGGCTCGATGCACATTGCCGACCTTGAGAAAGGCATGCTCGGCGCCAATGGCATCGTTGGCGCAGGCGCGCCGCTGGTGGCGGGCGCTGCATTGGCCGCCAAACTCAAAGGCCGCGACGACGTCGCCGTGGCGTTCTTCGGCGACGGCGCCTCCAACGAAGGCGCAGTCTTCGAGGCCATGAACCTGGCTTCGATCATGAACCTGCCGTGCATCTTCGTGGCCGAGAACAATGGGTACGCCGAAGCCACTGCCTCGAACTGGTCCGTGGCCTGCGACCACATCGCCGACCGCGCCGCAGGCTTCGGCATGCCAGGGGTCACCATCGATGGCTTCGACTTCTTCGCAGTGCATGAGGCTGCAGGTGCAGCCATCGAGCGAGCACGTTCAGGCCAAGGCCCGTCGCTGATCGAGGTCAAGCTCAGCCGTTACTACGGCCATTTCGAAGGCGACGCACAAACCTACCGCGCCCCGGACGAGGTGAAGAACCTGCGGGAAAGCCGTGACTGCCTGCTGCAGTTTCGCAGCAGAGTGACTCGCGCCGGGCTAGTGCAAGCCGCCGACCTGGACGCCGTGGATGCCCGCGTCCAAGACCAGATAGAAGACGCGGTACGTCGTGCCAAGTCCGACCCCAAGCCACAGCCCGCCGACCTGCTCACCGACGTGTACGTCGCCTACCCCTGA
- a CDS encoding alpha-ketoacid dehydrogenase subunit beta — translation MARKISYQQAINEALAQEMRRDNTVFIIGEDVAGGAGAPGEDDAWGGVLGVTKGLYHQFPGRVLDAPLSEIGYVGAAVGAATQGLRPVCELMFVDFAGCCLDQILNQAAKFRYMFGGKAVTPLVMRTMYGAGLRAAAQHSQMLTSLWTHIPGLKVVCPSSPYDAKGLLIQAIRDNDPVIFCEHKLLYGMQGEVPEEVYTVPFGEANFLRDGDDVTLVTYGRMVHVALEAANNLARQGIDCEVLDLRTTSPLDEDSVLESVEKTGRLVVIDEANPRCSMATDISALVAQKAFAALKGPIEMVTAPHTPVPFSDALEDLYIPDAGKIEAAVRKVIEATRSAA, via the coding sequence ATGGCTAGAAAAATCAGCTATCAGCAGGCTATCAACGAAGCCCTGGCCCAGGAAATGCGCCGCGACAATACCGTGTTCATCATCGGCGAAGACGTCGCCGGTGGCGCCGGGGCACCTGGCGAAGATGATGCCTGGGGCGGTGTGCTGGGTGTGACCAAGGGCCTTTACCATCAATTTCCCGGACGGGTACTGGACGCCCCACTGTCGGAAATCGGCTACGTCGGCGCAGCGGTCGGCGCTGCCACTCAGGGCCTGCGCCCGGTGTGCGAACTGATGTTCGTCGACTTCGCCGGCTGCTGCCTGGACCAGATCCTCAACCAGGCGGCGAAGTTTCGCTACATGTTCGGCGGCAAGGCCGTCACACCGCTGGTGATGCGCACCATGTACGGTGCCGGGTTGCGGGCCGCGGCCCAGCACTCGCAGATGCTTACCTCGCTGTGGACTCACATTCCGGGCTTGAAGGTGGTCTGCCCCTCCTCACCCTACGACGCCAAGGGCCTGCTGATCCAAGCGATTCGCGACAACGATCCGGTCATCTTCTGTGAGCACAAACTGCTTTATGGCATGCAAGGCGAGGTGCCGGAGGAGGTGTACACCGTACCCTTTGGCGAAGCCAACTTCCTGCGCGATGGCGACGACGTGACCCTGGTGACCTATGGCCGCATGGTGCATGTGGCGCTAGAGGCCGCCAACAACCTGGCACGTCAGGGCATCGATTGCGAAGTGCTGGACTTGCGCACCACCAGCCCACTGGACGAGGACAGCGTCCTCGAGAGTGTGGAGAAAACCGGCAGGTTGGTCGTGATCGATGAGGCCAACCCGCGCTGTTCCATGGCCACCGACATCAGCGCGCTGGTTGCGCAAAAGGCATTTGCTGCGCTCAAGGGCCCCATCGAGATGGTCACAGCACCGCACACTCCGGTCCCGTTCTCGGACGCCCTGGAAGACCTGTACATCCCCGACGCGGGGAAAATCGAAGCTGCCGTGCGCAAAGTGATCGAAGCCACAAGGAGTGCCGCATGA